ACTTGCTTGCCAGATTTCTCCAGTTTTTCACTGTTGGGTGGCAGGGATCCAGCTTTATCCTCACTGTGTACAACAAGTCCTCATCATTGAGCATGTCACTGATTGTCGGTGTACGGAATAAGCACAGGGAGCAGGTGCTATTTTCCTTGCAGGTTTTCTTGAGATCTGCAGTGAAAACCATTACACAGGCAGAAATTAGGGTCTATTGTTGTGGTTTTACCAGAAACAAAACGTTAAAAGTAGCAACACGTAATGCCTTTCCTTATGAACCACTCATGAAAGTAACTCTCTAAGACTTCTCTCTTCACTATGCTCAGTGGCTATAATCAAAAGGACAGTAATTTTGAAACAACTGTATTTATGCATTTATAGAAAAGGCATGCAATTAAATCCAGTACGTGAACTcggatatttttgtttttgtttttgggAACTATGTCGCTTCCTTGAATCTACCATAACCCCTGCTTACATCACCACCAGGATCATGTGTGTATTACGTGCATCTTGTATACATATGTTGTAGGATGAAGGAGAAGGTTTTGCACTTCTGAGCTGTTGCCTTCATAATAACATGTAGTATTTGCACCAAGAGAATCTCTGCTGACAGCTGCAAACACAACACCTAGTACTTTATACAATGGAAAAGTGGAAAtgttcctttgctttttaaGGACTCTTACAATAAAAGCTGTCCCTGTTTTATCAAACAAGCCTATTTAAAAAGTACATTATGCAAAGGAATAAAGTGCATATTCCTCCAtgtctgagaaaaataaaaataacaagttGCTGGAAGTAGGTAGTGGTATGTTCTAAAATTGGCATCAAATATCAACAATTGCCATTTAGGGGTCTCCCACACACAACAGTTAATGTCTCCTCAGTATTGTGAGAAATGTGGTCCTATCAGACTATATTATATATTAACAACCTTTAAAAACATGACTACAACTGTTTTTTACATACTTCTAGTTAAATAATCATACTAAGACCTTTAACACTGCAGTGGTGTAGGGCATTTTGGCTGTAGGTATGACTTTAActctccctgctccttttgAAGGCAGAATTTGGTATCTTCAAAGAGCAGTAGATAATGGATGCAGCCTAGCAGCACTTTCTAAAGCTTCTGACCTCCAGCCTCATTGTACAGCTTGAAATAGGGGAGTGACTGGTCCTACTTGGGATGAAACTCTTTGAAAAAGGGACACTGCAATAAGAAAACTGGTATTAATCAAAAGATTTACTAGAAACAATGACAGAAAATAGTGACACACAATTTACAGGTGCTAGATAAGTGCTTGTGTAGGAGACCTGAACTATATCTCTGGAAAAGGGTAAATCTGGCACTCAGTGCCATGTACTCACACAGAAAACGGCATCTGTTaaggtttggggatttttggttttagttttggttttggtttttttggtaggtTGGTTGGCCCCCATTTGCAGTAATTATTGTAAGACTGTGTGAAAGTTTCAGAAAGACCATAaaatttgatatatttttttaaaattctgaatattGCTGCTGATTAAAGCAACTCAGCTGAATGTAGTTTCTGCATGCACcttggtttttgcttttaaggGAAGAACAGGCTATTGTTATTTTTGTAACATTGCTCATCAGCTTGCTTTTTTAACAGGCCAAATACAACTTCTGAAGTTTCCAACAAGTTAGGACGTGCAGTAACAACATCACTGCAGACACAACTTCATACAAATGCTTAGATTCCCTGTTAAGGGGAAACAAGATCTGGTGACATCTTTGCTCATAGGTATTCCACAGGACTTGCAACTGTTCCCTACAGAAATGTGTATGTTAACTATTTTGTTCTTGTGCACCCTAAACTTCTACTGAAGTGAGACAAAACTTGCTTGCTTCACTCATACCAAGATTTAGTTACACAAACAATACAATCCAATTAAAGTTCTGGCTGAGCAAAAAGGGCAGGGGAGCACCCTATCTGAATTTcatcttattttgctttgcaaggATACCAGAGTAAGTTTTATCCTCCAATAGAAGCAGGGAAGAAGgggtaaagaaaaaacagggcACAGTTAaagataaacaaaaccaaaccaacctgCTTCTTGTGCTATACCAAATACAGACTATGAAAAGCATTACAGAGGATCCTGCTTTTCTAATATACCCTGTGTCAGATACTGATAAGCAAATAATGACCTACCCACCCAACTGCATGCTCCTAATGCTACATGATAAGACAAGCTTCCTTACTAACAGGAAATTCTCAGTTGTTCACTGATAGATGAACAGGACTGTgtaccacacacacacaccccacccccAGCTGATCCCATACAATTATGGGATAAGCCCCCACAGCTTACTGCCAGCTTCTGCTCTCTCCAGCTACCTCTTTCACAGATTTCTTCCAAAGGTGGATGTACTGGATGCATTTGGAAAGCCTAACCTATGCCTTTTGTACAGTATGCATtattgatcaccaccctctcTAGAACAAAGAGAAAGCTATAAATGACACTGGTAATGAAATGAGCTCCACAGCACTGACTGCCTAGGCTTGATTGTGATAAATAGCAGCTTTTAATAAAGCACTTTCAAACAAAACCTGGGAATAAAATACGTAGAACTGTAATGCTGAAATATTACCTGAAAGTGATTCATCAGTatgttttttcatgtctttgtcTTCTGGctacaaagcagaaaacaaatataaatcaAAACAATATATTTGAACACCAGAATAACTATTTGGCTGATTTAACTGGCAGGAGATTACCTAGAAGAATCCTCAGCTACTTGTAAAATCAGACAGGGCATACATCTGATTTTGAGGAATTACTGACAATCTGCAGTCTTCTGAGGCAGCATTTTCATGCTTTGGCTCACAAAAGTGTCCCGTTGGTTGTACCCTCTGAACAACATCATCCTTATTAGTTACATGCTATGGGgttacatattttaaacaatttgtTCTTTATCCTTTGACAGTTGTTCAACAATTCATATGGTTTTATTacaagatttttaaatgctttgtaattttttttgcctgtaaCATGCAGCATAAGAGATTGTTTCGTTGATCTAGGAAAAGTGGAGGAGCTTTTTATACACATTTCTTTACATACATAGGAAGCTTTTCTAGACAACAGGTGGACTTGAACATTTCTGCTGGTTCACACCTAACCCTCCTCCTGTTTAAAGTACACATTCCCTCAGTGGCTTTTCACCTGCTAATTAAACATAATGAAATTACTTAGCAGCTTGACACTGCGACGTGTCATAACTTTTCAATTCTACTATTTAGAGAGCAAGATCTAAAAACTGGAAGGACAGCACCTTGATCCTAGGACTGTGGGAAACTGCAGCTGCCTTTAACTGTGCGGGTGTAGAGCCAGGTGAAATAGATTTCTAATGTGGAGGACTTAAAGATGAAAGCAGAAGGGGATTTTCCCCTCAGATAACTGCAATAAAGTATtgtcaattttttttgtattacatAATTGTTCCAGAACTATCACAGAAGGCTTCTTAACATTTTACAGGCTGTGCATGCAAACACAAGTCAGCTGCATAACATTATACTGTAACAAGATACTCTATTCCTACCTGCTACACTTTCTTTACTAAGAAATCCACTAAAAATAGAATATAGGCAGTTTTAGTTGATATGATGAACATGCATACATCCACAGTCCAGTTATGAAGACCGTAAACTATCTCCAAAATATTAAAGGACTTTGTTAGGAATTGAAAAAATGTCATgctattttcagcatttctttattCCCTGAAAACTACAAGATCACACATGCAACATCTATTCACTCCACAAAATATCTGCTCTCTGCCCAAGAGAGATCTTGAACCTTTTGCAACAAAATAAGCATTGCCATTATCTTCTCATAGTTTACTTTTCCACTGGCACCACATAAGCTTTCTCTCAATGGAGATTTTTAAACAAGAACTGGGCCTTCATAGCAACATGTAAACACCCCAAGtttaagaaaatttaaatcTGTAAATCCTGATTATAGTAATTGTCTCCATTCCCACAAATTCCTTAAAAAGGTTGAACATTATTACTAAGCCCTGAGGAGCAAATCTCCAAAAGGGTAATTCATAAGGAGAACAAGGAACTGCCCATCACAGGTCAGCCTCTTCAGAGATTAGtatcagaagaaacaaaaaagaaaaaaggaaaggaaacaaaagcaaaagtgGATTCTGTCCCCTTAGTTTGCAATAGCTAAGTTGCTGTCCTGAACTTCAGTAACATTTCCAAGTCTTCATGAATACATGAAAGTTCAACTGCATTGTGAAAGCTAATACCTAAATGCCTTTAAGAGATGTCATCGTACTCCTGTCTTTTGATAAAAAAGTAACAATGTCTAGTACTGCAAagagtagaaagaaaaacagggacACCTACCTGTGCTGTACATCTGTTTGCAAAACTGATGATTTTATTGATCAGTTATTATCCACTTTTATCAAGTCAGATGCAGTCAGGTTTATTCAAGATAATTTTGATCATTTTGCAGTAAGACAATGCAGTGTTACTGCTCATGAAATGAAGGTATTAAGCAAGAGTATTTTTTGCCCACAACAAAATTCCAAACAACATCTACAAATCTAATCAAAGCCATAAACCTACGCACAATCTGAAAATCAGCATAAAGTTCTCTAGCTCTGTAGAATATTAACGCCCTAATACACTGAAATATCCTTATAGTGATTCTAAGATGGCAAAAAATGCTCTCTTCTTGATGATGGGAATGAGACGGTTACCTCCATCATCTGTGAAATGCATACCAAACCCATGTTTGTTTCTGATGAAATTCAGCCGGGACTCTGGCATAAGGAACTCCATTTAACTCTTCATCTCGCTGGAAAATGCTCATTCatttctcttctccaagttTTCTGCTCAACCCAAAGAGAATCAATTTGAAATTCAGCATATAACATTCACTTGAAAGATGGTAACCACGGAGCATGGGGGTCACTCAGCATTGCCCACCCTATGGCAACGTCAGATTTAACAAACAGTGGAGAGTGTTTCCACTACGGGAAGAGCAGTGTCCAAAAGTCAAAGAAGAACAGTCAAATGCCTCCCAAAGGGCAAAACACAAGGAGTCCAAAAACCTAGGTCTCCTTACTTCTTCACTTATTCTCTGCCCTGGCTCTACTTTCAGCAGGAAACAGGGAGAGCCTGCATGACACAGCCTTAATATTTTGTCAGCTCTTCTTCAGACAATCTACACACTAATCAAAACCTATTTAAACTACAAAGTACTCATTAATGCTTAAGTAACCTTTATTTTGCTCCTGTCCACAAAAGTTCACTTAATTTAACTCCTGAAAAGAGAGTCTACTTCTGGTCTGCTTTACTGAGTAATTCCATGCTTTCCAGATATagtctgaaaatatatttatttgctaACATACTTATTTAATCAACAGCAGTTAACTTAGTTCACATTCAAGCATCATTTTTCCTTACCTGCTGGATTAGGCCAGAATCTGACGTAAGGGTCTTGATGTTCACAGATGCAATTTCCAACGTAACTTGATCTGTTAGGTATTCCTCATCTAAGACAAAGACTGTGAAATACTGGTCTTCTACCcaaatacaaatttaaatagTAAGACTATAAAACATAAATTATAGATATCTAGCACACAAAGTGTAACTCCTTATCATGATCAGTCACTGGGAAATGATAGATTAAAAgccaaaaatattaaattagaaGACACTGGAACAATCATGTAGAGCACGActgtgtgaagaaaaataatccttgcTGAGATCAGATATTAGTGTAGCAGaggttttttaaacaaagaccATATTATTTTTGAAGCAAGAGTCAtgttctttcagaaaacagatcaGAGAGCATTAACTGGATCTATACATGAAAGTAGGCCAAAGACAACTGTCACAAGTCAATATAatctttcttgctttgcttttctcaacACACAATGATAATTGCTGAAATATGTACTACAcaaatatttcccttttattCTGCCCCTTTGTGAATTAGGCTCATCCTACTTATGTCTATTACATAGGAGTTTTCTGAAACTCTGAAATAATCTGCTTCAAAATGTGTTTACCACCTGCCCTGGGAGTCCACTGAAAAGCACAACACAAACTCTATTTACCTTTCAAGTTCCACTGCAGCCCTAAAACTGGGGTTGAAAAGGGATGCATAAGCCCTTTGTGAACATTGTGCAAACAGACACATTTCACTCTGCACAATTAATAAGGTCTTCATCAGCAAACCACCTGCAGAATTCCCCTGGGTCAGATGCTGACCAAGCACCTTAGAAGACGTTACCACTCCATTTTACACACAAGAACTCTCCATGGTGGTGACTACATTTATAGTGCTGGTACATCTCCATTTATTGTTTGCTTAGTGGTAAGATCTCATTAAAGAACAGCATCATCTTTACAAATCATCAGATAACAGAAAGAAGATACATTTCCTTCGCTCAGTCAAGAAATAGATCTGAAGCAAAGAATTCATCCTTAGGCTTACAAGAAAAacctaaataattatttttcttctttctctgctatCATAAGACTGCTGAAACTTAAAGCCAAATAATATTCCACCCCCAGCAGGGTAAATGTTTAATAAGGAtcatatatattatttataactGTAGGTCCAGAgataacaagaaaataaaatccagaaataTCTGGATGAAAATACAGAGTATGGACATCAAAATTCCACCTCAATTGTGTGGAAACGTGCAAAATTTGTTCTATATTTGAGTGGAGGTAGAATTATTATCAAAACTTGATGGAAAAAACATTGTTTGTAAAAAGTTCCCTCAAATCAGATTTAATTCATAATGGGCAGAGAGGGCTAAGAACTTTTAATAAGTCATGGCCCAAAAATAGTCCATTCATTAACTGACCTATACAACCAACAGAACAGTCCCAACCATCCCCGGCCAATATACTGTCTATTCAAACAGTGTATCTGAAGCAAAGATAATTTTGTGTTACACAGAATCAAACCTGCAAAATCTACAACACTTTTTAGCTCACAGATTCATATTTCTAGGTCtgtatttttatgcaaataGTTTTAGAATTGGAATTATGTCCAGTTCtaagatagaaaaaaataaactgtctgTTTTGTTAGTATGGCAAATGCTATTGTCATataatcattttggttggaagacacctttaagatcatcaagtccaccactaagccacgtccctaagcaccacatctacccatCTTTTAAATACCGATGGGGATGGTGACTTGACCactaccctgggcagcctgttccagtgcctgacaaacctttcagtgaagacatttttcctaatatccaatctaaacctaaTCTACTCTTAAGAACAGTCactcccaggaaaaaaaaggaaaatgcacagAATATTTAGAGGTATTTATATAACTTTCAACTCCAAAGGGGAAATAATGTCAAGCTATATCAGTGCTTAGGTCTTTTTACACTTAgcaagaggaaggagaaaaactaaaaataaaccacgtttatttcctttccagagAAAGTGATGACATTACCTCTCAACTTCCTCTCagctttccttttgaaattaaatgcatttaaaacacGTAATCTCAGATTTCAAACAACTTTGACAAATCTGAAATTTAGGAATTTATCTAATTAATTTTGAGGGGGACCTGATGTGACaggtgaaataaaaagcaggacATGGAAAAGAATGTTGCAGAGAAATTGCTTTAGAAAcaattttgaaggaaaaaaaaacacctagcTGCAAATAGAGTAGTTTATGATTTCAAATCAGCTTTAATCTCATGTTCTCCTTCTGTACCGAGCAGCACTTCTGAGAAGATGCTTGTTTCCTCTGGATGGTTCCTTCAAGACCCCAAAATAGTCTCTAACCTTTCTTTAACCCCAGTGGTAGCTAGCCAGGCTAGGAGCAAGGGGAGTTCAATTGCAGTGTTAAAGCCTATAACCTGGCCCAAAGGGACCAGGGGTGGAAATTAAATTGTTGTAACCCAGTATTTTGAGTTACATGTTACAGGAATGACTACATATTACTCTATATTGCTCTACATTACTCTATATTACTATAGCAGTGAGGAGAGGCAGGAACTTGTGCAGACTGGACCTAAAATATGTTCCAAAGTAGATGGTATTAATACCTGCTCAAAGTAAAAGATGGCACAAAGAGGTCATTGATTATAGGGCTCAGGATGCAGAGGCAAGAGGCTTGGAAGGTATTCCTGGATTATATTTCTGACAACCTGAAGACACTGGTAATCTCTTCAAAGCCACCTTCTAACAGTATCATGTCTCTATCATATGTTCTCTGAACACTGTTTTTTGATGCCATCACTGTGTTTTCATTCTAGATTGAGAACCAAGATCTTCTGATGACAGTTTTAGACTGAATTGTAGATCAAAACTAAAGTTTCAAAGGAATTTTCAAAAGTTATATATATACACCAAACtaaacttaaaaatacagaagagaacACTACATTTAAAACATAACCATctagaaaaaagtatttcaatcTGTTGGATAACACCAATGGTTTTATTGCACATAACAACATAGATCTATAATAACTGAACAGACAGAATTAACAATGCTTACCTTTAGGTACCCCTGTGTCTTGGACAGGATATTTTTCAGTCTGTCACAAAAAGGCAAGAGACACAGTTGTTATTTTGAGTGCAATTATGCTGGAGAAAGAGTATATAAAATTGCGTAATTATAGCTGCATCTCTTAAACTGCTACTAGTTAAGCTGTctacaataaaatatattaacatgCTTCTTACATGGGAATTGAATTGCTACTAACACTACTGATTAGCACATGCAGAAGATCATTGCTttgctgcagtatttttaaaggtacTCCTTTTTAGTGAAAAAGCagagcttggggaaaaaaaaaattatctaagtAGCACAATAATCTAGAAAAGGGAATGCATACCAGGAGGAACACAGTGACTTCAACAGCTCTTTTAGCAGATAACAAGCTTTTACTGAAATGTTactaaatactaaaatattcttcccttctgctctaAAATTCTTAGTCAATTAAGATACAATAGAAAACTATTATTACTGAGTTTAAGGGAATAGCTGCTGATTTCCAGGCATGTTATAACTTACTATTATACCTGaaatctaccttcttccctGTGACCCCTACCCTTATGTAAAAGTAGGTGTGGCTTTTAATAGAAGCTTGTAACCAAGCAAACAGAATGAAGACATCTTAATTTAAGGGAGTGGAGGGGATAAACAAACTTTGATTTGTCTTAGACATAGCAACTTTcctcaccttttaaaaaaactcccTTTAGCAAAACACAGCATCTTACTTATTCAGTTCACAAAACCAATCACAAAGTCTGTATCTTTTATTAAAACCTGCTAACACAAATGCATGTACACACACTGCAATAATGGATGCCCATGAaagattaacattttaaagtgcTAATTAAGTCTTCAGTTTCCTGCCAAATCCCTACTGCAAAGcttcaaaatggaaagaaaataccaaAGCAAAGCAATAGCTTGCTCACTTGCCATCTATAGAATAAATCAATTAATTTCAATCTGTTCACATAACCACAGAAGACAACAGTTTTTTCTGGGGGACATGGTGCAATAACGTTTCTCCAGAGCAAACAATCCATAGCAATGTTAGAAAGAAAGACTCTTAAAAGACTGGCAGAATTTTGTACTTCTTTTAACCTGATACACTCCTTGTCTCACTTGAAGACTGGCGTGTTTAATATCCTAAGACACGGAAACTTGCCACAAATGGTGTTACCCTGCTGACCAGCAAGCACTAGAGTGTGTTGTTTGTCCTCCCTAAGTTCACCCTATCCCTGCTGTAAGGCACTGTGGTTTGTCTTAGTCTTCCATGATTTTAACTCATCAGACAAAATAGGGATAGGGAGGAATAATAAATTAGCACAACTGAAATTCTAAGATTTAGGTGGGTTTTCTTATCCCTCCACCCTCTATAGATAGGAAAAGGTCAGCACCAATCTTCCTAGGGTTTATTtgcttgggggtttttttagttaaaaaaaatagtaatgtCACAGCCTCTAGAGGTTATACCATTGACAGCTCAGCTGACAACACCCAATTCAGCTTAAGTACTTATTGGTATTTTTATTCACACTTTAATTGCACTGGGTAGTAAATTAAAAGTCGTTTATACAATCATATGGATAAGCAAACCCCACAGTTTGAATTAgcattctgaaatgtttatacCTCACTCTGCACTGTGTAACTGTGGAGAGCTATAATGATTTTAACTGTGTTAGACCAGAAACACTTACCATCGTTAAGGAAAGAGTGCTTGGATCTGTATCCTCCACTGGTTCTTTTGCTGCATGATctgctgggaaaacaaacaaacaaaactttatCATTGCATAATCCTCACAATATTTCTGTCTGgcaattaatattttgcttctttgccTGACCAAGACAAAGCACAACTATGAAGCCATTCCAGGCATTATGTCAAATTACACTTCCACAAGTAAACACTACAAACCAGAAAATATCAGAGCTACTAGTATATAAATGAGAAGCAATACACAACAAGGAAATCCAACTCCAAACTAACAAAAGATAGACTTaaaattctaaattatttttagtttaaaaaaaaaataattatcacaGCAATAAAGAGTAAAATCCAGCAAATCTGCTAAAAGGGAAGTTTTGTTCTCCAAGAGACAGCACTCCCaattttttcctcaaagcaTTCATTCAAACAGTAAACATACCCACTACAACAAAAATTAATACTTTAATAAACAGGAGATTGAGTacaaaatgtaatgaaaaataaatacttgagGTAAACATGAATTATGGCAaatgacatcctggcttgtatcagaaatagtgtgacgagcaggactagggaagtgcttgtccccctgtactcagcactggtgaggctgcacctcgagtactgtgttcagttttgggcccctcactacaagaagaacattgaggtgctggagtgagtccagaggaggtcaatgaagctggtgaagggtctggagaacaagtcttacaaggagtgTCTgaggaactggggttgttcagcatggagaaaaCAAGGCTGATGATAGAGACCTtatccctgaaaggaggttttagTAAGgagggggttggtctcttctcccaagtaacaagtaaTAGGACAAGAGCAAATGGGACTCAAGTTGCTCCAagggaggtttaaattggacattaggaaaaatgtattcactgaaagagtaatcaaacactggaacagactgccctgggaggtggttgaatcaccatccctggaagtgtttaaaagaagtttAGATGTGctgcttaggaatatggttcagcactggactcagtagaATTAGATTAATCATTGGTAGAGGTAGATTATGTTATgtttggactcgatgatctaaaaggtcttctccaaccagaacaattctatgattctatttgtATAGAATACAATCATAAACTTTGATTATATTAACATCAAAAggatacaaaaataaatcttcaaagTACCTGCAGGTTACTCATTTAACCCCTCTGCATCAATGGTTACATTGACaaataatactgaaatactGACAAAAAGTGCTCAGAGAATCTGAAACAAATCTCATACAGAAGTGAGTCCCATTGAGCACAGAAGTTACACAGACACTATTCTAAACGAACTCAAATGTAGTATAACTGTTTATTTTGATACCTACTCCTACAAATCTACTCAATACAACGTAACAACAAGCTAAAGCATAAGACAAAGCCAGACAATACAAAAAACTGgcttgaaattaaaaagatggcagcagcagacagaagcagctccagggatCTGGGACGGAGCTGttctccctcctgcttctgTGGCGCAGCCCCATCAGCAGCAGTTCCTGGGTGTCCAGTGCAGtgcccagcccctctctgcaaTGCCAGGTGGAGCCCTTCTCAGCGCTAGTGCCCACAGGAGAACCACACACATTTTCCAGGCAGGTGGCACATGATCAGAGGGGCCGGATCTACAAGGCTGGAGCACAGCCTTTGCAAAAAAACTCCAGGAGTGTCTGAAAAAGGCAGAGGTCTATGAAACTTCAGAAGAGCATGATCACACGACAGTAAAAAGTCTGGGAAGACATAtgcacaagaggaaaaaaaaaaaccagactAAACCCCCATATTCTTGTCACATGCTTCTTTTTGGTAAATATGAAATCCCTGCTCCAGAAACATGGTATTAACAGAATGTTCTGGATAAAGCCTGCCCTGATGGCAAGGGCCGCACAAATCACCACAGGCTTCCCAACTCAAATGCAGAGAGGTTGAG
The Apus apus isolate bApuApu2 chromosome 3, bApuApu2.pri.cur, whole genome shotgun sequence genome window above contains:
- the EDARADD gene encoding ectodysplasin-A receptor-associated adapter protein isoform X4, coding for MAAPQDPLPPDHAAKEPVEDTDPSTLSLTMTEKYPVQDTGVPKDEEYLTDQVTLEIASVNIKTLTSDSGLIQQPEDKDMKKHTDESLSDLKKTCKENSTCSLCLFRTPTISDMLNDEDLLYTVRIKLDPCHPTVKNWRNLASKWGMTYDELCFLEQKPQSPTLEFLLRNSDRTVEQLIDLCKFYKRIDVVKVLLKWVEEEWPKRGNRTYQNDF
- the EDARADD gene encoding ectodysplasin-A receptor-associated adapter protein isoform X5 — encoded protein: MTEKYPVQDTGVPKVFVLDEEYLTDQVTLEIASVNIKTLTSDSGLIQQPEDKDMKKHTDESLSDLKKTCKENSTCSLCLFRTPTISDMLNDEDLLYTVRIKLDPCHPTVKNWRNLASKWGMTYDELCFLEQKPQSPTLEFLLRNSDRTVEQLIDLCKFYKRIDVVKVLLKWVEEEWPKRGNRTYQNDF
- the EDARADD gene encoding ectodysplasin-A receptor-associated adapter protein isoform X2, with translation MAAPQDPLPPDHAAKEPVEDTDPSTLSLTMTEKYPVQDTGVPKVFVLDEEYLTDQVTLEIASVNIKTLTSDSGLIQQPEDKDMKKHTDESLSDLKKTCKENSTCSLCLFRTPTISDMLNDEDLLYTVRIKLDPCHPTVKNWRNLASKWGMTYDELCFLEQKPQSPTLEFLLRNSDRTVEQLIDLCKFYKRIDVVKVLLKWVEEEWPKRGNRTYQNDF
- the EDARADD gene encoding ectodysplasin-A receptor-associated adapter protein isoform X3, whose protein sequence is MAAPQDPLPPADHAAKEPVEDTDPSTLSLTMTEKYPVQDTGVPKDEEYLTDQVTLEIASVNIKTLTSDSGLIQQPEDKDMKKHTDESLSDLKKTCKENSTCSLCLFRTPTISDMLNDEDLLYTVRIKLDPCHPTVKNWRNLASKWGMTYDELCFLEQKPQSPTLEFLLRNSDRTVEQLIDLCKFYKRIDVVKVLLKWVEEEWPKRGNRTYQNDF
- the EDARADD gene encoding ectodysplasin-A receptor-associated adapter protein isoform X1, yielding MAAPQDPLPPADHAAKEPVEDTDPSTLSLTMTEKYPVQDTGVPKVFVLDEEYLTDQVTLEIASVNIKTLTSDSGLIQQPEDKDMKKHTDESLSDLKKTCKENSTCSLCLFRTPTISDMLNDEDLLYTVRIKLDPCHPTVKNWRNLASKWGMTYDELCFLEQKPQSPTLEFLLRNSDRTVEQLIDLCKFYKRIDVVKVLLKWVEEEWPKRGNRTYQNDF